The sequence ATTCCTCCAACATTTGTAGAAACAACAGCTAATCCGAGTGCCATTGCTTCCATAACACTTATGGGCGTATTGTCAAAATGTGTAGTACTGATAAAAACATCGTATTCTTCTGCTATTTTCCACCATTCTTCTTTCGATAATTTACCTGTAAACTTTACAGAAACATTCTTTATTTCAGCATACTCTTTCGTTTCAATTAAACTACCATCTTTATCAGGTCCAACCATCGTTAAAGAAGCTTCTGGATATGTTTTCCTTAACTCTAATAATACATCAATAGCCATTTTAGGGTTATAAATCGAAGCAAAAGCCCTAACCCACAATAGTTTAGGCGTAAAACTCATTCTTTCCTTAAAAACGTAATGATTAATTTCTATCGTGTTTGGAATGTAAGTTATGTTTTCAAACCCTTTTGCTTCAAATTCACTTTTAAGATAATCAGATGGTGTTATATTTTTATAAGCATTATTGAAGAGTTGTTTACATAAAAAAGGGTTTCTATTTAGTCTATTAGGTAGATTTCCACCATGAAGAATTGGAATGTATTTCAGATTCAAAAACCTACAGAGTTGACTAACAATATAGGAATACCAAAATGCTTTAGTACTATAAGTGTCAATCAAAACATAATCTATTTTCTTGCAGTTTTTAATCAAAGTAACCATCATATCTAGAACTCTAAATAAAAAACTCTTCTTATCTGATGCATACAAAACTGTATACCCTTCATTTTCAAAAGATAGTCCTAAAGTCTCAATAGTTGTTTTATTAAAACCGTGTTTTGATAATTTATTCCCTATGTATAACAGGTTCCTCATCAAATGAAAATTTTAATAATGTTAACCCATAGATAAATGCTGGTGCAGCAATCCGCATTGCAGCGTGATTAATTGTCAGAAACCAAAAAAGATAAAATGAGATGAGAAAAATATATTGCTTATTGGACAAGTAATTGATGATTGGTACAATTAATAATATTAATAAGTTTATCACACCTAACAAACCGTGTTCTGCTAACATCCTAGTTATTTCATTATGAGAAGCACCAATAATCCCTAACATTTCTTCTCTATATTGTTTGTTCATTCCAACACCAACTCCTAAAATCGGATTATCATAAAACATTTGCATTTCTGATTCCGCTAATTCTTCTCTCCCAGAAAACTTACTTTCTTTCTCTCTTCCTAAGGCATCTTCACCTTTATATCTATTCAAGATTAAACCTCCAGTTTGAGAAATACTATAAAGAAAAATAACAAAACCAGAGAGAATCATTAAAGAAGAAATTACTGTAAGTTTAAATTTTGTTTTTACGTTAACAAAAAAGTAAGTAAAAAAAATCAGAAAAATAATCATTGCAATTCCCGTATATACTCCACCTCTAGAAAAGGTAATTATACCTCTATAAGAGAATAGAAACAATAAAAGAATATGAAAAACTATTAAAAAAACGGACTTTGAAAAAAAGATTAATCTTACAAAAATAACAAACATCCCTAAACCTATTACTGTCGAAACTTGGTTAGGCCCAAAACCCCCAGATGTAGCTGAATTGGAATCTGTACCCGTAACCACCTCTATAACAGATGGATTATATAGAAATATATAAACGATCATTGCTAAAAGAGGATATAGAATCCACCTTGTTAATTTATCTATATCTGGAAACGAAATTTTTTTATCTTTTAAATATACACTTGAAACCCCTAAACAAATTGGCCCTAACAAATTAAAAACCAATGCCTTTCTAATATTCACATCAAAACTTAACGATACAACACCATAAATAGCACTTGGCATTAAAAAAAGTAAAAAAAACAAAAATGGAAAAGCTTTTTTCGAAATACCCTTATAATATATTCCCATTATCATGAAAATAATCACACCATATTTCGCGTATTCATTCCCTATATTTCCCTTCGTCATTCTTAAAAAAACTTCAGCTCCAACAATATAGGCTGCCCAAAAGAGAGCCTCATTATTTTTATTTTTATTTTTTATGATAAAAAATATTCCAAGAGGAATAATTGCTAATGAATACCCAATGGATAAGGGTCTAAAAAAATAAAAAAAAGCGCCTAAAATAAGGTGCAGTATAATTATTTTAATATAGCTAAATGTAGAAAATTCTTTTTTTTCCAAAATAATAATTTAACTAAATATTTTTTTTTCTAAAAATATCTGTTTCTAATTTATAAAGATAATTGTCAAATGTAAACTTTTTTGCTAAAGGAAACAAAGCAATAGATTTTTCTTTTAATTTTGAACCTTTTGAAGTAATTGCAGTATTAAAAACAGATGTATACTTTATGTTACCGTTTATCTCCCAAATAAAACCATTTGATTCATTTATATAATGCGGAATACTACCAACATTGGATACAATGGGTATCGTTCCATAACAAGCTGCCTCTGCAATAACTTTTGGAAAACCTTCAGAAGCAGAAGGAAGTAAAATGAAATGTGATTTCTCTAAAATTTCATGCACACTATTCTTATCTAAAAAACCATGAAAAACAATTTTGTCTTTCATAAAACTAAGCTCAGATTTATAGCCTTCTAATTTATCACTATCTCCAACAAAGTGTATTTCTTTAATTAAGTCCTGAGAACTATTTTTTAATGTTCCTACAATATGGTTTACCCCTTTCAAATTGTCTAATCTACCCACAAAGCACAAGGTAAAAGGTGCTTTAAACATTTTGTTTTTTATAATAGTTTCGCCCTTTAATATTTCATCATTACTTAAACAGGGATTTTCAAAAGAAAAACAGTTTGAAGGTTGATTGTCCCAAAATCCATTTATGGTTACTTTACATCTTGCAAAATTATTCTTTAACCAAAATTTTTGAACCCTATAAGAGTAAGGCGCATTTAACTGATTCCAATTCCCTGCATATTTCACCCATAAAGTAAATTTTCTAGAGAACATAATTGTAAAAAAAGGCAATAAAAACAGACCAATACTTGTTGGTAATCTTAATTGAACTTCGGTTGCTTTTCTAATAGATTTATAAACTCTAGATAAAATAATTGGTACTTTAAAAAAAATTAAAAGTTTGTCTTTAATATTTCTGCCTCCAAACGGCGGAATTGGAACAAATCTTATGTTCGTTTTATTATATGGCAAAGCGCTCTTTGGAGCTGGTATAGTATACAAACAGGCAACGTGAACTATTTCTTCCCAATAATCAGCTAAAAAATTAATTTCATTTATTGTTGCCCCCCAACCCTTAACTTTTTCATCTTCACCTTCATCAATGTAATGTTCTGTATGAGAAATAATTACCAGTTTTTTATTTTTCATTTAATCAATTATTTCAAGATATTTTTTTATAACAATCTCCCAAGAAAACTGTTTTGACCATATCATTGCATTATTGGAATATTCTTCAAAATTATTCATGATTTCAATTAAAGAATCAACAATTTCTATTTCATTTTTAGGATCTACTAATTGCCCTGAATATTTATTTTTTATAGCATCTGCAATACCACTATTTTTTGATCCAATGGCAGGAATTCCAAAAGCATTAGCTTCAAGAACAGCAATTCCAAACCCTTCTACATCTCCATTTTCTAAAACATTACTTAACATAAAAAAAACATCAGCCTGAATCATTATTTCTTTTAATTCTATATCTGTAATTGCTCCATGAAAAGTAATATTTTCTTTTACTCCTAACTCATTCGCTAAGGCATTAAATTTAGTTTTCTCCGTTGGAATTCCAATAATATGATACTGTACATTTGGAAAAACCTTTTTAATAGCCGGTAATGCTGAAATAACATTGTCCTGTCCTTTTCTAAAAGTAACATTACCAACTGTTATAATATTTAATTTCTCAGTGTTCTTTCTTCTGTTTAACAAAAATTCATTTTTATTCAAAGAAGAAAAACCATTATTTATAACTACAATATCTTCTATAGTTTTATTTTCTAAAATTAGATTTTTCGTAAATTTTGATACTGCTATAATCTTAGTGAATTTTGACAAACACCATGCTGTATATTTTTTCGCAAACTTTCCTCCTGCATTAATTTCGGAACCATGAACAACAGCTATATATTTATGCTCTGGACGAATAAGCTTCATTAAACCTCCTATCCAAATTGAAAATTTACCTGATAAAATAAAGGTTCTTCTATTGGATGAAAAAGCTTCAATTAAAGCATAATAAATCCTTATTAAATAGATAAATATTCTTATTTTAAGTTTTGATATTCTCTTCACTTCAAAAGGCAAATCCAAGTCAAAAACTAAGTCATCATCTTCCTTATCTGCTCTAACATCTGTAATTACTTTTACCTCTTTTGCATTTTTATATAATTCAAAAGCAAGACAATACGCATGATTACCTATTCCACCTGGCAATGGAGGAAACTCTGATGAAATTATTATTATTTTATTTTGTTTCATACTAACTCTGAAGGTAAAACAAATGAAATGTTTTGATTGGATTTTGTTAATTGATCAATGAAGTTTAAAAAATTAATTTTCGATTCATTTTTATTTTCTAAACTCAACATAAATGGATGCGCACTAACTGTGTATGTTTCATGATTAGTAGACAAAATATGAGAAATAACTTTTTCATCAAAACCAGTATAATGATTTTCTAATATTAATATGCCGTTTTTTCTAATAACCCTTCCTGTTAGGTTTCTTTTCACAAAGCCTAACTTCATGAAAATATTTTTATATGAGACCCTAACCCATCTGTAATTATTAATTTTCAAAAGCTTTAATACATTTTGATTATCTCCCATTTTAAAAAACGGCCAAATACCTCTATCTCCAAGACTAAAAGCACCTCTTCTAATCCATGTCATTGGTCTATTATGTGGTGGAACAAAACCTAAAACTTGTCCTTCTTGTTCAATAGTTTTTTCTAATGCCATTTTACTTCTTTTAAGACTTTTTGACACTTGATATTCTTTGAAAATTGGTGTCCACTCATGCTTCCAGCTATGTGATGCAATTTCGTGCCCTTTTGAAGCGATTTCTTTTATAAAATTCGGAAAACAAAAAGGATATTCTCCGTTTTCTGCACTAAAACCTGTAATTGCAAAACAACATTTTATATTTTTCTCTTCTAAATATTCGACAATCCATTTTACATTTTGAATTTCTTTTTCAAGGTTTTCAAATTTAAAATTATAAGGATTTGTAGCATTTACTTGTCCTATTGGCCCATCAAAATCCCATATTAATATTATCTTTTTCATTGGAGCTTATATATTTTCATCTGAATCATGTAGTGTATAATAAAACATTTTGTCTTTAACTTTTTCTTTTAAAGAAATTGATTTTGTAAACAAAATAATTTTTGTAATTGTTCTAAATCGGATAAATCCTAGAAAGGGAATTATTGAATTTATTTTTTGATTATTACTCACAAACTTAACTCTTTGAATATTTGAAGAACTATATTCTGCATGTATAAAAGAAATTATTTTAAGAAAATTAATATTACTACTAACTTTAAAATCTGTCAAAAAATAAATTCCATTCACATAATAACCAGAAAAAAAATTTGAATCGTCTTTTTTATAACAATTAATTCCAACATAATATTCTTTATATTTAGAAAAACGCCAATTAAAAAATTCTAAATTATGATTGCAAGAAACTTCTTCTTTTACAGTTAAACTATTTAATGTATAATAATCCTCCGAACTTATAGCTTCAAATTCATCTTTTTTAACCAAGTAAAGTAATCCTGTAAATGGATTTGGAATTTTATTTAAAAAACTATTATTAATTCCTTTTAACTTGAAAACTTCACCAATTTTAAATGGATACACAAACTTTCTTGGTCCGTTTAATGACTGATATCCTTTTCTAATCATTGATTTTTCTGCCGCCGGACTAGCATCGCTTCCTAATGTTATTAGCTTATTTTCATGTGCAAAATCATATAATTTTTCGGCAACACCTTTTCCTCTATAATCGGTATCTACCATTAAATCACATGCCCATTGGCCTTCATAAATTTCTCCCTCAACATTAACTTCACATGGAACTAATCCAAATTGTCCAACAACAACATCTCCATTAAAAGCTAACAAAAAGGACTTTAATTCCTGACTAGAATTTCCTCTAAATTTCCAATAAATATATTCAGGAGTTAGTCTTCTTTTCTTTGTCCAATACTTTTCAGCAAATTGAATATGTGCTTTCTCAAATTCTTTTGAATAACATTTAACTTCAATCATTGTTTGCGCTTTTTTTTATCATTATACTTGACAACTTCCAAGATTTAGAAACTTGAAATAACACTAATGGCAACAAAAATGGTACTAATAAAAACGAACTTACTTTTAACCATTTATTCTTTTTAAATTGATAGGGTATTAATGATGGTAAAATAGAGTGCATAATGTAGTAAACAGAGTGCTTTGTTCCAAAATATTTTCGAGATAAGTACAATACACTGGGAACAGGTCTTGGTCCAAATAGTTTTTTTGGCCTCCATCCGTCCCAACTTCCCATTTGTCTTAATCCGCCTTTACTCACCTTTAAATGTATTCTCTTCGCCTTATAATTTGAAATATTTTTATAACCCGCCAAATAGGCTCTCAAACCAAACTCACCATCGCCCATTCTTTGTTTTTCAAACTGAAGATCAAACAAACCTATTTCATTAAAAATACTTTTCTTCAACAATACATTTCCCGTATCCAATTGATCGCTCCACCTGAAATAGCTGTAATGCTTAGGGACTTCTGCTCCTACCGTACTAATTGATACTCCAGATGATAAATCGGCATTATAAAAATCTAAACATTTTAAATGTTCTATAATCCAATCGTCATCAATTAAAGAGTCGTCATCATATAATAGAATATATTCTCCTTTTGCTGATTCGATAGCTTCATTTCTAGCTTTCCAAAGTGCTTTCTCTTTTTGAAACCAAAATTTCAAATCTAAATTCCACCCAGAATAAAAATCTTTTTGAAAATCATCTGTCTGATCGACAATAATAACTTCAAAATTTTTATAGGTTTGTTTTTCTAAATCAATCAAAACATCTTTTAAATATTGGTATCTATTTAGCGTTGGGATTACAACAGATATTAATGGATTTGATTTTATTAATTGAGACTGAAAAGAATCATAATTAACGTAATTTAAAATCTTTTTAGAGTAATCGAATCGTTTTACTTTTCTAGCCTTAATAAAACCGTGAATTTCTTTAAAAGGATTATTTAATGTAATAAGCCTAATCATCAAGGCATACATAACCCATGCAAAATGGACATTTTTTTTTAAAAAGCGATATTCGTCTTCTGCTGGAAAAGAATATTCCTTCCAAATGTTTTGCCCTTTTTCATTTGTTTGTGAGATAAACCCCGACTGAAATGCTGTCCAAGCCAAATCATAAATTTGTGCTTGCTTCGATTTGTATTCTACATCTAATTCAACCTTATAACCTTCATTTACTAATTGTTCAATTGAAGGGAAATAGCAATAGTCGGTTTTTGGCATCCTGTTGAAATACCAAATTGGTTTTATATATTTTAAATAATTAAATATCATTTGCAATTTTTTCTAACATTCCGCCTACAGAAAGCACATGTTTCCATAGTTTTCTATTATTAATTTGTCTTTGGATATATTCTTCATCAGATATAGAATTATGAAAATCGCTCACAATTGTAGCAATTTTATCTCGATCCTTCCATTCTATCCAAACTAAATGTTCTTTCCAATTAATTGTGTTTTCAAAAGGCAATAAGCAATCTGTATTTACAAAAATTGGAATTTTTCCCATCATTAATGTTTCATAAAATCGTACTGAAAAATTACCTGCACCACGAACACAAACAACATAATCAGACTCTTTTATATTATCATAATATTCCAATGTGGTTTCAGTTCGCTGCGCTTCGGTTTGTACACCAGCTCTATAATGTTTTCTATAAATAAAATTAGTTTTAATTTTATCCGATTTCTCTAAAAACCTCAACAGCTTTGCTCGTTCAAAAGCAGAAGCAAAATAAGGCTCGTAATTTTTAGAAAAAGGCTTTTTAAAAAAACGTTTGATATTTTCTATAAAAAATTTCAGAAGCTCTTTTCCTCTTTTTATATTTGATAAAGTTGCATGACCACAAAAACCAACAATTGGAAGTTCTTCTTTGCTTTTTAGCATTGGATCTTCTAACTGATACAAACGTTGAAAATGATCTGATAATGCTACAGGAAATCCTTTATTCTTATTACTTAATTGAGAAGCAAAACCACCCATTCTAAAAAAAATGATATTGGAATATTCCTTAAAAAAAGCACCAAAATCTCCAGAAACAAAAGCGTAAGCCTTTTTCTTTGCCTCTATACACTTCTTATTTAAAGCATCAATTAAATCAGTTTTATCATTTTCATAATAATAATTAATTGAAAAAGGTATTAAAATAAAATCTGCTTTATCTAGATTGTCTACCATTTTATAATTGGATTCTATATCGGATAAATCGATCCATTTACCATCCTTATAAAAAGGTCTCGTTAATATAAACAATGCCTTTTTATTTTGAATTTGCAGATTTTTATGTGCTATATATATATTCAATTATAATGTATTATTTTTTAGAACTTGAATAAACAACATCTTTACCATATTTATCATTTAACTCATTTGCAACTTTAGGAGACATAAAAAGAATATTTGTTATTATTGATTCTCTTAACTCTGTTTCATTATTCCCGTAAAAATTATATGGAATATAATTTACGCTTCTCAAGAAAGCAATAACTTCTTCCATTAAACATTGGCCATCATAGGTAGGTATTAAATTCACCTCGGCATAAATGAAGTCTATTTTTTGATTTTCTAACATATCAACACAACCTTCAAGTGCTTTCAATTCGTAACCTTCAATATCTAATTTTAAAATCCCTATTTCATCAATTTTCTGTGCTTTACAAAAATCATTTATTGAAATTACGGGCACTTCAATTTCTTGATACATCCTTGCTAAATGTGCTTTATGAAAATCATTTGGTTCTAAAAAAGAAGATGTTCCAGTGTTATTGTTTTTATAAAATTTTAGTTTCCCACTTTCAAAACCAATTCCCATATTAAAAGGATTTATTTTCTCTTTTTTTATTGACGATTTTAAAACTTCGAAAACAGTTGGGTTAGGTTCAAACGCATAGATTAATGAATTTGGAAACTTATTACTGAATTGGTTTGATACAAAACCAATATTTGCACCACAATCAAAAATCACATTTGGGTCTCTATCTAATTTTTGATACAAAAATACCAAATCTAAATATTCATTTTTAAACAACTTCCTTTTTTCAATAAGAAATCTCATTTTTGCTCTTTTGAAAAAGTTTTTTCTAAAAACAAACCTTGTGAAAAAATTTTTATAATACATATTGTTTATTTATTTAACTAAAAGCATAAAGTACTTTCTATCTGTAGCAGAAGTAAATATACATTTTATAGTTTATTAAGTCATTTTCATTGATAAAAAGCTTAGAATTTTCCTAAATCTAGTCTGAAGATTTCACAACAAAGAACATTGTTTTTCATATTACAAAACATAAGTTTAATTCCTTATTTTATTTATAAAAACTTAAAAAAGATTGAATTTGTTTCTCAACAGAAAACACTTCATTTACTCTGTTTTTTGCAGCAGCAGTAATTACCTTTTTTTCAACATCAGAAAAATTAATTGTTTGGACTATTACTCTTGCAAATGCTTCTGGTTTTCTTTTTTTAACAACAAAACCTGTTTCTTCATCTAAAATATTTTCAGACAAACCTTCTGCATCACTCACTATACACAAAAGTTCCATCGCTTGCGCTTCTAAAACTGCATTACAAAAACCTTCTTGTAAACTGTATTGTAAATAAATAGATGATTTTGACAGCTCCTCTTTTACTTCCATAGGGTTTAATTTACCTAAAAAAAAGACATTCTCTTGCAAATTTAATTGATATACAGCAAATTTCAAACGTTCCTGATCAACACCCTCTCCAATAATACAATATTCAAAATTAATTCCTTTTTGTTTAACCAAAGCTAAAGCTTGAAGTGTATATTCTAATCCTTTTATCCAATGCAATCTAGCAATTGTAACTATTCTATTTCTTTCCTTCTTTCTTTCCTCAGCTATCTTAAACAAACTTAAATCAATAGCTGGTGTAATTTTCACTACTTGTTTTTCATCAATACCTTCTAAAATCAAATCTTTTTTCATGCCATCAGATAATACATGATACTTCACTTCTTTTTTAAACAGAATAGTGTAACAATTAAGGTTTTTAACCGGATATACATAATGATCGAAACCTCTAAAGCTTACTGCCATTTTAGCTCCTATAGCCTGAGCAACGTTTTCTCTATTTAAAGCTAAAGTACCAAATCCAAAATGTAACCAATCTAATTTATACTTTAAAATATGACTA is a genomic window of Flavobacterium jumunjinense containing:
- a CDS encoding glycosyltransferase family 4 protein, encoding MRNLLYIGNKLSKHGFNKTTIETLGLSFENEGYTVLYASDKKSFLFRVLDMMVTLIKNCKKIDYVLIDTYSTKAFWYSYIVSQLCRFLNLKYIPILHGGNLPNRLNRNPFLCKQLFNNAYKNITPSDYLKSEFEAKGFENITYIPNTIEINHYVFKERMSFTPKLLWVRAFASIYNPKMAIDVLLELRKTYPEASLTMVGPDKDGSLIETKEYAEIKNVSVKFTGKLSKEEWWKIAEEYDVFISTTHFDNTPISVMEAMALGLAVVSTNVGGIPYMLTNNENAILVDDNDALGMSESIVQLILNLDNNTEKLVSNARKNVETKDWKQVKEQWFSLLK
- a CDS encoding O-antigen ligase family protein, coding for MEKKEFSTFSYIKIIILHLILGAFFYFFRPLSIGYSLAIIPLGIFFIIKNKNKNNEALFWAAYIVGAEVFLRMTKGNIGNEYAKYGVIIFMIMGIYYKGISKKAFPFLFFLLFLMPSAIYGVVSLSFDVNIRKALVFNLLGPICLGVSSVYLKDKKISFPDIDKLTRWILYPLLAMIVYIFLYNPSVIEVVTGTDSNSATSGGFGPNQVSTVIGLGMFVIFVRLIFFSKSVFLIVFHILLLFLFSYRGIITFSRGGVYTGIAMIIFLIFFTYFFVNVKTKFKLTVISSLMILSGFVIFLYSISQTGGLILNRYKGEDALGREKESKFSGREELAESEMQMFYDNPILGVGVGMNKQYREEMLGIIGASHNEITRMLAEHGLLGVINLLILLIVPIINYLSNKQYIFLISFYLFWFLTINHAAMRIAAPAFIYGLTLLKFSFDEEPVIHRE
- a CDS encoding glycosyltransferase, with product MKNKKLVIISHTEHYIDEGEDEKVKGWGATINEINFLADYWEEIVHVACLYTIPAPKSALPYNKTNIRFVPIPPFGGRNIKDKLLIFFKVPIILSRVYKSIRKATEVQLRLPTSIGLFLLPFFTIMFSRKFTLWVKYAGNWNQLNAPYSYRVQKFWLKNNFARCKVTINGFWDNQPSNCFSFENPCLSNDEILKGETIIKNKMFKAPFTLCFVGRLDNLKGVNHIVGTLKNSSQDLIKEIHFVGDSDKLEGYKSELSFMKDKIVFHGFLDKNSVHEILEKSHFILLPSASEGFPKVIAEAACYGTIPIVSNVGSIPHYINESNGFIWEINGNIKYTSVFNTAITSKGSKLKEKSIALFPLAKKFTFDNYLYKLETDIFRKKNI
- a CDS encoding glycosyltransferase family 4 protein, with product MKQNKIIIISSEFPPLPGGIGNHAYCLAFELYKNAKEVKVITDVRADKEDDDLVFDLDLPFEVKRISKLKIRIFIYLIRIYYALIEAFSSNRRTFILSGKFSIWIGGLMKLIRPEHKYIAVVHGSEINAGGKFAKKYTAWCLSKFTKIIAVSKFTKNLILENKTIEDIVVINNGFSSLNKNEFLLNRRKNTEKLNIITVGNVTFRKGQDNVISALPAIKKVFPNVQYHIIGIPTEKTKFNALANELGVKENITFHGAITDIELKEIMIQADVFFMLSNVLENGDVEGFGIAVLEANAFGIPAIGSKNSGIADAIKNKYSGQLVDPKNEIEIVDSLIEIMNNFEEYSNNAMIWSKQFSWEIVIKKYLEIID
- a CDS encoding polysaccharide deacetylase family protein; translation: MKKIILIWDFDGPIGQVNATNPYNFKFENLEKEIQNVKWIVEYLEEKNIKCCFAITGFSAENGEYPFCFPNFIKEIASKGHEIASHSWKHEWTPIFKEYQVSKSLKRSKMALEKTIEQEGQVLGFVPPHNRPMTWIRRGAFSLGDRGIWPFFKMGDNQNVLKLLKINNYRWVRVSYKNIFMKLGFVKRNLTGRVIRKNGILILENHYTGFDEKVISHILSTNHETYTVSAHPFMLSLENKNESKINFLNFIDQLTKSNQNISFVLPSELV
- a CDS encoding GNAT family N-acetyltransferase, with amino-acid sequence MIEVKCYSKEFEKAHIQFAEKYWTKKRRLTPEYIYWKFRGNSSQELKSFLLAFNGDVVVGQFGLVPCEVNVEGEIYEGQWACDLMVDTDYRGKGVAEKLYDFAHENKLITLGSDASPAAEKSMIRKGYQSLNGPRKFVYPFKIGEVFKLKGINNSFLNKIPNPFTGLLYLVKKDEFEAISSEDYYTLNSLTVKEEVSCNHNLEFFNWRFSKYKEYYVGINCYKKDDSNFFSGYYVNGIYFLTDFKVSSNINFLKIISFIHAEYSSSNIQRVKFVSNNQKINSIIPFLGFIRFRTITKIILFTKSISLKEKVKDKMFYYTLHDSDENI
- a CDS encoding glycosyltransferase family 2 protein; this encodes MIFNYLKYIKPIWYFNRMPKTDYCYFPSIEQLVNEGYKVELDVEYKSKQAQIYDLAWTAFQSGFISQTNEKGQNIWKEYSFPAEDEYRFLKKNVHFAWVMYALMIRLITLNNPFKEIHGFIKARKVKRFDYSKKILNYVNYDSFQSQLIKSNPLISVVIPTLNRYQYLKDVLIDLEKQTYKNFEVIIVDQTDDFQKDFYSGWNLDLKFWFQKEKALWKARNEAIESAKGEYILLYDDDSLIDDDWIIEHLKCLDFYNADLSSGVSISTVGAEVPKHYSYFRWSDQLDTGNVLLKKSIFNEIGLFDLQFEKQRMGDGEFGLRAYLAGYKNISNYKAKRIHLKVSKGGLRQMGSWDGWRPKKLFGPRPVPSVLYLSRKYFGTKHSVYYIMHSILPSLIPYQFKKNKWLKVSSFLLVPFLLPLVLFQVSKSWKLSSIMIKKSANND
- a CDS encoding exostosin domain-containing protein, translating into MNIYIAHKNLQIQNKKALFILTRPFYKDGKWIDLSDIESNYKMVDNLDKADFILIPFSINYYYENDKTDLIDALNKKCIEAKKKAYAFVSGDFGAFFKEYSNIIFFRMGGFASQLSNKNKGFPVALSDHFQRLYQLEDPMLKSKEELPIVGFCGHATLSNIKRGKELLKFFIENIKRFFKKPFSKNYEPYFASAFERAKLLRFLEKSDKIKTNFIYRKHYRAGVQTEAQRTETTLEYYDNIKESDYVVCVRGAGNFSVRFYETLMMGKIPIFVNTDCLLPFENTINWKEHLVWIEWKDRDKIATIVSDFHNSISDEEYIQRQINNRKLWKHVLSVGGMLEKIANDI
- a CDS encoding FkbM family methyltransferase; this encodes MRFLIEKRKLFKNEYLDLVFLYQKLDRDPNVIFDCGANIGFVSNQFSNKFPNSLIYAFEPNPTVFEVLKSSIKKEKINPFNMGIGFESGKLKFYKNNNTGTSSFLEPNDFHKAHLARMYQEIEVPVISINDFCKAQKIDEIGILKLDIEGYELKALEGCVDMLENQKIDFIYAEVNLIPTYDGQCLMEEVIAFLRSVNYIPYNFYGNNETELRESIITNILFMSPKVANELNDKYGKDVVYSSSKK
- a CDS encoding glycosyltransferase family 4 protein; protein product: MSKKKKIGLVLAATPAYSETFFNSKIKGLQEAGHKVVLFVNSKNTSHLDIEIVKAPELANNKVKNIVLSLFILLKLLLLNFASVKKNYQLDKEDGLSFKKRVQSLIINSHILKYKLDWLHFGFGTLALNRENVAQAIGAKMAVSFRGFDHYVYPVKNLNCYTILFKKEVKYHVLSDGMKKDLILEGIDEKQVVKITPAIDLSLFKIAEERKKERNRIVTIARLHWIKGLEYTLQALALVKQKGINFEYCIIGEGVDQERLKFAVYQLNLQENVFFLGKLNPMEVKEELSKSSIYLQYSLQEGFCNAVLEAQAMELLCIVSDAEGLSENILDEETGFVVKKRKPEAFARVIVQTINFSDVEKKVITAAAKNRVNEVFSVEKQIQSFLSFYK